Proteins from a genomic interval of Youhaiella tibetensis:
- a CDS encoding sensor histidine kinase: MNPASKFWRGLRTYQWFKPNSLKRRLVWRLMLLHGITFVVFTAAIWIFIISLGGKADLVDDSMIDHIAESLVHDADGKLVLEDTDGMKWVRTNEYWFVARDSEGQTVSEGTPPEMFRPVVDKLGTLDYAQIRIKDDQPEQVNVRKRDTRAGQVYIVVGTDASVSALLAVVVVSLILFLPITALLALVTGIAIPLIVRKSLRGVALAEADASKIDFDQRGKRLSVDRIPWEVKSLVAAVNDALSRLDEGYERHKRFLADAAHELKTPIAILQTRIDALPESQDKGRLIADVSRLGGLAEQLLDLQRFQHQPPDFKEVDLVELAGNVVADLAPIAIAAGYKISFDADQRRVLIQGDWVALERALSNLVQNAIAHGGNSGTISVYVERCGTIEVSDGGPGIPEEDRDRIFEPFYRLRPMTGGHGLGLNLARDIANRHNGHISVTDGPEGGASFRLSLPRTA, encoded by the coding sequence ATGAACCCAGCCTCCAAGTTCTGGCGCGGTCTGCGCACCTATCAATGGTTCAAGCCCAACTCCCTCAAGCGCCGGCTCGTCTGGCGCCTTATGCTTTTGCACGGGATCACCTTCGTGGTGTTCACCGCCGCCATCTGGATCTTCATCATCTCGCTGGGCGGCAAGGCCGACCTCGTCGATGACAGCATGATCGACCACATCGCCGAGTCGCTCGTCCACGATGCCGACGGCAAGCTGGTGCTCGAAGATACCGACGGCATGAAATGGGTGCGAACCAACGAATACTGGTTCGTGGCGCGCGACAGCGAGGGCCAGACCGTTTCCGAGGGCACGCCGCCCGAGATGTTCCGGCCGGTGGTCGACAAGCTCGGCACGCTCGACTACGCCCAGATTCGCATCAAGGACGACCAGCCCGAGCAGGTGAACGTGCGCAAGCGCGACACCCGCGCCGGGCAGGTCTACATCGTCGTCGGCACCGACGCCTCGGTTTCCGCGCTGCTCGCGGTCGTGGTCGTTTCCCTGATTCTCTTCCTGCCCATCACCGCGCTGCTGGCCCTCGTCACGGGAATCGCGATTCCCTTGATCGTGCGCAAGTCGCTGCGCGGCGTCGCCCTGGCCGAAGCCGACGCCTCCAAGATCGACTTCGACCAGCGCGGCAAGCGCCTTTCGGTCGATCGCATCCCCTGGGAGGTCAAATCGCTGGTCGCCGCCGTCAACGACGCCCTTTCGCGGCTCGATGAGGGCTACGAGCGCCACAAGCGCTTCCTTGCCGACGCCGCTCACGAGCTCAAGACACCCATCGCCATCCTCCAGACCCGCATCGACGCTCTGCCCGAGAGCCAGGACAAGGGCCGGCTGATCGCCGACGTCTCCCGGCTCGGCGGCCTTGCCGAGCAACTGCTGGACCTCCAGCGCTTCCAGCACCAGCCGCCCGACTTCAAGGAAGTGGACCTGGTCGAGCTGGCGGGAAACGTCGTGGCCGACCTCGCGCCCATCGCCATCGCCGCCGGCTACAAGATCAGTTTCGATGCCGACCAGCGCCGCGTCCTCATCCAGGGCGATTGGGTTGCGCTGGAGCGCGCGCTCTCCAACCTCGTGCAGAACGCCATCGCCCATGGCGGCAATAGCGGCACGATCTCGGTCTATGTCGAGCGCTGCGGCACGATCGAGGTAAGCGACGGCGGCCCGGGCATCCCCGAGGAAGACCGCGACCGGATTTTCGAGCCCTTCTATCGCCTGCGCCCGATGACCGGCGGCCATGGCCTCGGCCTCAACCTGGCGCGCGACATCGCCAACCGGCACAACGGCCACATCTCGGTGACCGACGGGCCGGAGGGCGGCGCCAGTTTCAGGCTCAGTCTTCCAAGGACGGCATGA
- a CDS encoding outer membrane protein, with translation MPTPLARVLVLGAALLPALAAAPALAQDRYAQPYYGASDPWTGFYAGVLGGVSTKELPNVFAGNNLMGGVVAGYTSSFGPAVLGAELEGTYTLGKEYSLTSNAALAQSWAGVAKLKAGVAFDDILLYGTAGYGWARLDPKGNVASDARWAGGFTYGGGAEFAFRNGMSIKLEYTQSRYDNVESTLVGGAKRTDNLVNHAIKAGFNYRF, from the coding sequence ATGCCCACGCCCCTCGCTCGTGTCCTCGTGCTCGGCGCCGCGCTCCTCCCCGCGCTCGCCGCCGCCCCTGCCCTGGCCCAGGACCGCTACGCGCAACCCTATTACGGTGCTTCCGACCCCTGGACCGGCTTCTATGCCGGTGTGCTCGGCGGCGTCAGCACCAAGGAACTGCCCAACGTCTTCGCCGGCAACAACCTGATGGGTGGCGTCGTGGCCGGCTACACCTCCTCCTTCGGCCCGGCCGTGCTTGGGGCTGAACTGGAAGGCACCTATACGCTGGGCAAGGAATACAGCCTGACCAGCAACGCCGCCCTCGCCCAGAGCTGGGCAGGCGTCGCCAAGCTCAAGGCCGGCGTCGCCTTCGACGACATCCTGCTCTATGGCACCGCCGGCTACGGCTGGGCGCGCCTCGACCCCAAGGGCAACGTCGCCTCCGACGCCCGCTGGGCCGGCGGCTTCACCTATGGCGGTGGCGCCGAATTCGCCTTCCGCAACGGCATGTCGATCAAGCTCGAATACACCCAGTCGCGCTACGACAACGTCGAATCTACCCTCGTGGGCGGCGCCAAGCGCACCGACAACCTCGTGAACCACGCGATCAAGGCCGGTTTCAACTACCGGTTCTGA
- a CDS encoding response regulator transcription factor, translated as MRLLLVEDEAEMASALSAALLKYDMVIDHAPSLAFAEEAIANRVHDAFLLDRNLPDGDGIDLIPLIRQEVAGAPVIVLTARGSLVDRITGLDQGADDYLPKPFAVEELLARLRAVMRRPSQIAVNVGRVGNLTYDFSNRHVSIKDEPVDLPRRELLVLETLVQRTGRTVLRSSLEEAVYGFDDDIQSNALDAHVSRLRRKLSDAGATVEIHTIRGVGYLMKQAR; from the coding sequence ATGCGCCTACTGCTTGTGGAGGACGAGGCTGAAATGGCCTCCGCCCTCAGCGCCGCCTTGCTCAAATACGACATGGTCATCGACCATGCGCCCAGCCTCGCCTTCGCCGAGGAAGCCATCGCCAACCGCGTCCATGACGCATTCCTGCTCGATCGCAACCTGCCCGATGGAGACGGCATCGACCTGATTCCCCTGATCCGCCAGGAAGTAGCGGGCGCCCCGGTCATCGTGCTCACCGCGCGCGGCTCGCTGGTCGACCGCATCACCGGGCTGGACCAGGGCGCGGACGATTACCTGCCCAAACCCTTCGCCGTGGAGGAGTTGCTGGCGCGCCTGCGCGCCGTCATGCGCCGCCCCAGCCAGATCGCCGTGAATGTCGGACGCGTGGGCAACCTCACCTACGATTTCTCCAACCGCCACGTCAGCATCAAGGACGAGCCCGTCGACCTGCCGCGCCGCGAGCTGCTGGTTCTGGAAACCCTCGTCCAGCGCACCGGCCGCACTGTACTGCGCTCCTCGCTCGAGGAGGCGGTCTACGGCTTTGACGACGACATCCAGTCCAATGCACTGGACGCCCATGTCTCGCGCCTGCGCCGCAAGCTCTCCGATGCCGGCGCCACGGTCGAGATCCACACCATTCGCGGGGTCGGTTACCTCATGAAGCAGGCGCGATGA
- a CDS encoding BA14K family protein, producing the protein MATKVPVLLATLAVVLTGILPANAAEWYSADDRWTAYSLRDCRYVRDRYERRNCERFFRPEASKDDDIGAAIGIGIIGLTIGAIIAGAAAEQDKSAAKKERDRWLVYCSTKYRSFDPQSGTFLARDGLRYPCR; encoded by the coding sequence ATGGCTACGAAAGTCCCCGTGCTTCTTGCGACGCTGGCAGTCGTGCTGACCGGCATCCTCCCCGCGAACGCCGCCGAGTGGTACTCGGCCGACGATCGCTGGACCGCCTACTCGCTCCGCGATTGCCGCTATGTGCGCGACCGGTACGAGCGCAGGAACTGCGAGCGCTTCTTTCGCCCCGAAGCCAGCAAGGACGACGATATCGGCGCCGCCATCGGCATCGGCATCATCGGCCTGACCATCGGGGCCATCATCGCCGGCGCCGCCGCGGAACAGGACAAGTCCGCGGCCAAGAAGGAGCGCGACCGCTGGCTCGTCTACTGCTCGACCAAATATCGCAGCTTCGATCCGCAATCGGGCACGTTCCTGGCCCGAGACGGGCTGCGATATCCCTGCCGGTGA